The sequence GGCGCTGGGAGATGGTGGCCTTGAGGCAGTCCGCCAGGCGCATGCGCACCATGACCTGCTCCTCCGCGGGGAACACGGACACCAGGCGGTTGATGGTGCGCGACGCGTCCGTCGTGTGCACCGTGGACAGCACCAGGTGGCCCGTCTCCGAGGCCTTGAGCGCGATGTCGATGGTCTCCGTGTCGCGCATCTCGCCCACCAGAATCACGTCCGGGTCCTGCCGCAGCGCCGAGCGCAATGCCTTGGCGAAGCTCTCCGTGTCCGGGCCAATCTCTCGCTGGGAGATGGAGGACTTGATGTTCTTGTAGACGAACTCGATGGGGTCCTCGATGGTGAGGATGTGCAGGCTCTCCGTGCGATTGATGTGGTCAATCATCGAGGCGAGCGTGGAGCTCTTCCCCGAGCCCGTCGCCCCCGTCACCAGCACCAGCCCGCGGTCATTGCTCGCAATCTTCTTCAAGACCTGCGGCAGCCCCAGCGTGTCGATGTTGGGAATCTCGTCGGGGATGATGCGCAGGATGCACGCCAGCGAGCCGCGCTGCCGGTAGATATTCACGCGGAAGCGCGCCACGCCCTGCACGCTGTACGACGCGTCGAACTCCTGCAGCGAGTCAATCTGCGCCTTCACGAGCTGGTCGCTGATGACGTGCATCGCCACCTGCTTCGTCTGGTCCGGAACCAGCTTGTCCATCTTCAGCGGCCGGAGCACGCCATTGACCCGGTAGATGGGAGGGTCCCCCGGTCGGAAGTGGATGTCCGAGGCGCCGTTCTGCACGCCCACCGAGAGAAGCTTGTTCAACGTTGTCTGGTCCACCGAGAAGAACCCCTCGCCACAGCTGAGGCCGGGGATTCTAGGGGAATGAGCGTGAAGGAACAGGGACAGTGCGCAGGCCCCGAATAGTTGCCACTCGAAGGTATGGGTAACCCCGTACCAGAATGGGTGACCCCACACCCCCGCGGAAGGCAGCCATGCACTCGGGCGCCCGGCGAGCGTGGCGCCCAGGGCGGAGCGTCACTCCACGGTGACCAGGGTGAGCTCCGCGATTTCGGGCGCGGGCCCCAGACGCAGCGGCGGCCCCCAGTAGCCGGTGCCCCGGTGCGTGTAGACGCGCACCCCGGCGATGGTGGCCAGCCCGCTGATGACAGGCTGCTGGAGCTTCACGAAGAACATGAAGGGGAACACCTGCCCGCCGTGCGTGTGCCCCGAGAGCTGGAGGTCCACCGGCACGCCCGCATGGGCCACGCTCAGCGCCGTGCGTGGTTGGTGCGCCAACAACAGGCGGGGCACGCCGTCGGGTGCGCCCGCGAGCGCCACGTCCGGGCGACTGGCATGCGCGGGATGGATGTTGCCCGCGTTGTAGTCCGTCACGCCGGCCACGGTGAGGCGCGCGCCGTCGCGCTCCACCACGCGGTGCTCGTTCTGCAGGACGGTGAGCCGCAGCCGGGCCACCTCGGCCGCCCAAGCGGGGCCGCCGTGGTAGTACTCGTGGTTGCCCGTCACGTAGAAGACGCCCAGGGCGGCGCGCAACTCGGCCAGCGGCTTCACCTCGTCGCGCAGCGACTCCACGTCGCCGTCCACCAAATCCCCCGTCACCGCGACGATGTCTGGCTTCAGCGCGTTGACCTGCTCCACCACGCGCCGCAGCCAGCGCCCGTCCAGCGTGGGGCCGATGTGGATGTCCGAAATCTGCACCACCTTCAGCCCGTGGAGCCCCGCGCCCAGCCCAGCCACTGGCACCGTCACGCGCTCCACGCGCGCACGGCCTCGCGCGGTGACGAAGGCGTACACCACCGCCGGCAGCGTCACGGCCAGCACCGCCACCGCCTTGCCCCTCGCGAGCGCCAGCGCGTCGTGCACCACGCCCGCCCCTTGCAGCACGAGGCTGATGAGGTCCGCGGCCACCACCGCGCTGAGGAAGATGCCGAAGGCGCCCAGCCAGATGAAGGCAATCCACTGGAGCGCGCGCGTCACCGGAGTGGGCTCGCGCCGGGACATGAACATGCCCACGGGCAGCGACACGAAGAGCAGCGCCACCAGCACCGGCCCCAGCACGCTCCACGGCGCGGGCCACTGGGGGTCCACGAAGAGGCGCACGGCGATGTACGCGTGCAGCCCGCCGAACGCGGTGAGAGTGATGCCCAGGGACATCAACCACCGCAGCACCACCCCCGCCGGCAGCCGGGGCCTCGATGCACGAGCGTGGCCCTCTGACTGCTCCGCCTGCTCAGCGCTTTCGGACAGCTCCGCCACGGACCGCACCTCCACCAGGGGTTGACACGAACCGCTCGTGGAGGCGGAACATAACGGCTGCCTCCGTCCCTCGCCCGGCAACCTGCCTGCCTGCTCTTCCGGATGACGGTGGTGGGTCCGAGCATGCCCCTCCTTCATCGTGACAGCGCCTGGAAGAGCTGGCTCGTGGCCGCGGGCGTGGTGCTCGGCGGGCTCGGGTGCTTCGCCGGGGGCGTGGCCTGGGCGCTGCGCACCCTGTACCGGGGCATGGAGCAGGAATTGCGGCGGGACGATGTGCACCGGCTCGCACTGCACGCGGCGGAGGCGTCACCTCGCGCCACGGAGTTGCTGGGGACTCCGCTGAGCCTGAGCACGCTCACGCTTCGCGCGCACGGCACCACGCCCGAGGCGGGACTCGTGGACTTCGACATGGACGTCGCGGGCCCGCGCGGACACGGCGTGCTCCAGGTGCAGGTGACCTACACGCCCCGGGTGTGGACGCTGCGCCGGCTGGTCCTCCGTCCGGAGAGCGGCTCCGACGTGGAGCTTCCCGCCGAAGGCAGCACGCCCGCGCACCCTCCAGACTGAGCGCCGCCTCCCTGGTGGAGCCCCGTTGCCTGCGGCTCCAGGAAACCAGCGCTGGCTACGTTGAAGGCATGAAGACCTCACATCTGCTTCTCCTCGGGCTGCTGACGGGGGCGCCAGCCCTCGCCGACACGCCCACGCAGTACCTGGACCTGCGCACCCCGGCCGTCGCCCTCACCGCTCGCGTCACGAAGGAAGGACTCAGCAGCCCCGAGCTGCAATTGGGCCTCACGGAGAATGCGCTGCGCGGCCGGGCCTTCGGGCAACCCATCGACGTCACGCTCAAGGAGGACCACGTCGGTGGCATCTACCGGGGTGGCCCCGTGAATCTGAAGCTGACGGAGGAGGGAGACACGCTGCAGGCGAAGGGCTCCTTCGGCGGCCAGATTACGAACTTCAAGGTGAGCCCCGAGAGCATCACCGGCACGGTGGGCCGGTGCAGCTACCAGCTCAAGGCGGCCGCGGAGAAGGACCGCTACCAGGGCACGCGCTCGTGCGGCTTCGGCATCGAGAACCCGGTGAATCTGTCCATTCCACCGGCCATCGCGGCCGACGACGCGCGACTCGTGGCGACGCTGTCCATCGTGCTCGCGCAGTAACCGGGTTGCAGCGGGCTGCCAGGCGTCACGCGCTCGCGACATGTCCCCGTGCGCTCGCGGGTTGAGTCACGCGACGGGGCGGCTATGGTGCGCCGTCCCTTTCACGACGGAGCGTGTCCATGGCGCAGATGCACGAGGTGGACTTCCACATCTACGGCGAAGACCTGCAGTTCGTCGAAGTGGAGCTGGACCCTGGAGAGGCGGCGGTGGCCGAGGCCGGCACCCTCATGTACATGGAAGACGGCATCGAGATGGAGACCATCTTCGGTGACGGCTCGGAGAAGAAGAGCGGCTTTCTGGGCTCGCTGCTCGGCGCGGGCAAGCGGCTGCTGACGGGTGAATCGCTGTTCACCACGGTGTTCCTCAACCGCGCCGGACGCGGCAAGCGCAAGGTGGCCTTCGCCGCGCCCTACCCCGGCAAAATCATCCCGGTGCAGTTGGGGCAGCTCGGCGGCGAGCTGATTGCGCAGAAGGACAGCTTCCTCGCCGCGGCCAAGGGCGTGTCGCTGGGCATCGCCTTCCAGAAGAAGCTGGGCACCGGCCTGTTCGGCGGCGAGGGCTTCATCATGCAGCGGCTGCAGGGTGACGGGCTCGCCTTCATCCACGCGGGCGGCACGCTGCACGAGCGCACGCTGGGCCCCGGTGAGATGCTGCGCGTGGACACCGGCTGCATCGTCGCCTTCACGCCCACGGTGGACTACGACATCCAGATGGTGAGCGGCATCAAGACGGCCTTCTTCGGCGGCGAGGGCCTCTTCTTCGCCACGCTGCGCGGGCCCGGCAAGGTGTGGCTCCAGTCGCTGCCCTTCAGCCGGCTCGCGGGCCGCATCCTCTCCGCCGCGGGCCCCGGTGGCTCACGCGACGAGGGCAGCGTGCTCGGCAGCGTCGGCCTCGGCTCGCTGCTGGGTGACGAGTAGCGGCGTCCGTGCTTCCTCCGGGCCGGTGGCCTCCGCGTCGGGAAGGCACCGGCCCTCGGGCGGCGTAGGACTTCCGCCGTGCTGCTTCGAGGTCCGGGCCATGCACCGGCCCGGTGTCTCCTACTGCCTGCGCCGTCTCGCGGCGGCGGCCAGTCCCCACAGCAGGGCCCAGCCTCCGAGCACGCCCGTGGGAGACGCGCCGCACCCGCAGCCCACGTCGAGGTTCGAGGGGCCTCGCACCTCGAAGCCCGTGGCCTTCGAGCGGGTCTCCGACGCGCCCGTGACGCTCCCGGCCACCAGCGCCGAGACGCTGTGCGTCCCCACGGACAGCGCCTGCGCCTCGGGCACCGGGTAGCGGAACGCGCCCGTCGCATCGGAGACCACGGTGGCCACGACCTCGGAGTCCACCTCGATGGACACCGACGCACCGGGCGCGGCGGCACCGGCGAACAGCGGCGTGGAGTCCACCACCTCGCCCTCCGCGGGCACCACCATCACCGGCACGTCGTCGAAGACACCCGCGTCGGGCGTGTTCGTGCCCGCGTCCGTGCCCGCATCCGTCTCACCCGTGCCCGCGTCCAACGTGCCCGTGCCCGCGTCCACCGTGCCCGTGCCCGAGTCCGGGGCCACCGCCACCACCTCGAAGCGCGTCGCCTGGGAGAACGGACCGCTCTCGCCCGTCTCGGTATGCGAGTGCACGGTGACGAAGTGCGGGCCCGGCGGCAGCGGCGTCTCGGCCGGCACCTGGTAGCGGAAGCGGCCAAAGGCATCCACGGGGATGGTGATGGTCTCCGGCTGGCCGTCCACCTCGATGCCCACCGTGAGGCCGTTGGGCGCCACGCCCGCGAACAGCGGCGTTGGGCCAAGGGTCTCACCGTCCTCGGGCACCACGAGGATGGGCGGCACCAGCACCCCCCCGTCCTCCAGCGTGGCCGCGACGCTGAACGTCGTGGACGAGGGCGGGCTGTAGGCACCGAACGATTCCGCCACCACCGTCACCGTGTGGTCCCCCACGGACAGCGGGTCCTTCAGGCTGGGGTAGCTCCCGACGAACTGGCCGTCCGCCCCAGCGCCGTACTGAACGAGCTCCACGCCATCGACGTAGACGATGACCCGCAGGCCCGGGTCCGTCGAGCCCGCGAACTTGGGCCGCGAGGCCACCCCCACCGCGCCATTCGCGGGCGCGCTGATGGTGGGCTTCGCCGGTGCCTGGTAGGCCACGATGAGCTGCTGAGAGGCGCCGACGCCGCCCGCTCCCGCGCCGTGCACGGTGCCGTCGAAGTCCGTCGTCCCGGCGGCACCACCCGTCACGGTGATGGGGCAGGTGCCCAGCGGAGAGCCCTGCACCAGCGCATACCCGCCGCTGCCGCCGCCACCCGGGCCCAGCTGACGGACGGTGTCCGTCACCCGGCCGCCCGAGCCACCCAGCGCCTGCACCTCGCCACAGGCCATCTGACTGCCGGAACGCACGATGACGGCCCCCCCGGCGCCTCCACCGCCCGCGCCGTCGCCTCCCGTCGTGGGGCTCACCGAGGCGCCATTCGCGGTGAACTTGCCGGCGCCCGTCACGGAGGCCGCCCGCACGAGCACGAAGCCGCCGCCCGCCCCACCGCTGGTGCCGACGCCGTCGTTGCCCTCGCCCGCGCCGCCGCCGCCGCCGAAGAGGGCCTGGTCTATCAGCGAGTACTTCATGTGCGAGCCCCCGAGCCCGCCCGCGGCCCGGCTGCTGTCCGTGTCGGACGCGGTGCGCCCTCCCGTGCCCCCCACGTTGCCGTGCCCGCCGCCGCCCCCGCCCGCGTTGTGACAGTTTCCGCCGCCCCCGCCGTTGACCAGGTTTCCGCGCCCGCCGCCCGAGCCGAAGCGGAACACCGCCACGCCCTCACCCTTGGCGGCGCCGCCCGCCGCGGCCGACAGGTCCAGGGCGGTACACCCGGTGAGGGCAGAGTGGTTGGCGAAGACGCCGCCCTGGAAGCCCATGCCGTCTGCGGAGATGACGCCGTCGTTCACCAGCTTGCTCGTGGACAGGAACGCGACGATGCCGCCGCTGTTGCCGTCCCACGGCGGCGCGACGATGGAGCCCGTGGCGGACACGTTGACGTCCGTGTACTCGGGCACCGCGACGACCTGCGCGCCCGGCACGGAGTAGCTGTACGCCAGCGGCGCGGTGAGCCGCACCGTCCCCGGAGCCGTCACCGACGACACGCGCGCCAGCTCCCAGCGCCCCACCACACCCGGCGTCACGGGGGAGGCGCCACCGGAGGCCGTCGTCGAGGAGAAGCCGGCGCTCTGATGGACGAGCACCAGGGACTGGGCCTTGATGGAGCCGACCAGGTCCACCCGCAGCACCGAGGCCCCCGCGGGCGCGTCGGAGCGCACCGGCGTGGTGTAGTTGATGACGCGGCCCGTCGTGGTGACGTTGAGGGGCCCGTCCCTGCCCGTCCCCAGGCCGAAGGAGTCCAGCTCCGCCAGCGAAGGCGTTGCCGTAAGGAGTGCGAGCACGAGGAGGGGAGCTGAGCGCATGCGGACACCATGGTGCCCCAGATTCCCCGTTCTCCGCGAGTCAGGGCCCGCCGCTTCCTTCAGGAGAGGAGGCTGACGTCGAGCTCGCAGGTGACGGCGCCCTGGTGCATGCAGCGGCGCTCGCTGACCACCACCGTCTGCCCGAGGTGCCGCGCCAGCCCGCGGATGGTGCCGATGCCCAGGCCGCACAGCTTCCGGGGCGAGGAGTAGGACACCTGGACGAGGTCGCGCCGCACGCGCTGGCAGAAGACGCTCGGCGGGCGGAGCTGCGCGTCGCGTCGTACCTGCTGATGCAGGCGCTCCAGGTGCTCCACCATGTCGAGCACCGTCCACTGCGGCTCCACGAGGACGCCGTAGGTGCGCAGCAGGCTCGGCCCGAGCCGCTCACCCAGCTCTTCCAGGACGCGCTGCCTCGACTTGCCCGTCATCCGCGAGGCCGCGTCCACGAGCGACACCACCTCGGCGTCCGGATAGTCGCGGAACGCCAGGTAGATGCGACGGGGCAACCCCGCGTTCTCCAACAGGGAGTCCCAGCCGCGAGGCCCCAGCCGATGCTCGGCGTAGCCCCGCAGCTCGTGGAAGACGACGCCTTGCATGCCCGGCCCCTTGCGGGGAACACGTATGTGTTCCACCGCGCCTGCAAAGTTGCGCGCGAGGGGGTACCACGTCCCCTACCCCGCAGGGCGATTGCTCCTGGAGTGGCGTCGTCAGCTGAACATCAATCCTTCGAGGGCGTCAGTGCGCGGACATTCCGGGGGGCGAAGAAGGGCTGGCGCAGGAGGCGCGGCAGGATTCGCTTGTCCACGCACCAGAGCTGGAGGGCGTCCTCCCACTCGCCCAGCTCGGCGACGGCGCGCACGTCGGAGGCGTCACGGTAGAGGCTGTTGAGGTTGTGGACGAGGGCGGAGAGGTCCTCCACTTCCCAGCGCTCGGAGACATCGCCAGCGAGGATGTGCAGCTCGAGGACGGGGCGCTCGCGCACGTCGACGACTTTGAAGCGACGGGCGGCGCCGCCCATGGCGGTGGTGAGGGGGCCGACCAGCTCATCGGGGCGCACGCCGTAGGCGGCGCTGAGGCCGCCTTCGAGGAGGCCCGCGTCGCACAGGCGCAGCAGCGAGACATGCGGGGGCTCGCCGCCGCGCACCACCTCGGCTGCGGCATCGCGGTCCTTGAGGAGTTGCTCGCGAGCGAGCACGTCGAGGGGAGAGGCCATTCGGCCGGCAGCCTATCGCTCCTCGCCGCTCCAGTAGTCCACTTCGGAGGACAGGGGCAGGATGGCGGACAGCGTGCGCGCGGCCTTGTCGCCTCCCGGCGCGGCGCCCGCGAAGAGCACCACCTTCTTCGAGTCCGGGCACACCGTGATGTCCGGCTCCACCATGGTGGAGAACGCGAGGTAGCGCAGCGTCTCCGTGCCGTCGTTGACGAGCTGATGCGCGCTCTCGGGGCCAGCGGGGAGCGCCACGTAGTCACCGGCCTTCACCGCCACGGTGTCCTCGCCGAGGCGCAGGCGGCCGGTGCCGGAGAGGACGTAGTACGCCTCCTCGTTGGCGGTGTGGAAGTGGCGCGGAAAGGCGAACCTACCCGGAGGCAACTCCATCAAGCTGCACCCCAGCTTCCGGCCCTTCGCCGCCGCTCCGAGCTGCTTGCGGCGATACGACACCTTCGGGCCATGCGTGACTTCGTTCCAGGGGATTTCTTGCTCATGCACGACGTGCTTGTGGGAGGACATGACGTGGCTCCTTCCTGTGAAACAGTGCGTGTCTCAGGGCCGCGTCGCCACGAGGGCGAAGATACGGTGCGGAATGGACAGCGGCTCCTGGGGGAAGCGCTCGGCGAGGATGGCCGCGAGCTGCGTGTCGAAGCGTTCGACGGCGGCGGCCGGCAGGGATGCACCGACGCGAGCGTTGGCGCGGATGCGGCCTCGCCAAGCCTCGTGGGTGTAGGGCACCGTCACGTCGAAGGTGAAGGACTCCAGGTGGATGAAGCCCGCGCCCGCTACGTCGCGGAACCACTGCGGGTACACGCCCACGCCCTGGCCGTAGCCGAGGTACGTAGGAGGCGGGCCGGGGTTGAAGGCGTCGATGAGCGTCTCCGTCGCTTCGACGACGCTGCCCTCGGGAGCCAGCCAGTCGTTGTGGGCGATGACGAGCCTGCCGCCGGGAACGAGCAGCCGAGCCGCCTCGTGAGCGGCGGAGCGCCGGTCGAACCAGTGCCAGCACTGGCCAGCGGTGACGAGCTCATAGGCCTCCGAGGGGAGGCCGGTGCGCTCGGCTGGCGCCTGGTAGAAGTCGATACGCAAGCCCGCCTCGGTGGCGAGCCCTCGCGCGGACTCCAGCATGGGCGCTGACACGTCGAGCGCGGTAACGGTGCAGCCGTGCCTCGCGAGTCCCCGAGCGATGGTGCCAGTGCCCGTGCCCACGTCCACCGCGCGCAGGCCGGGACGCAGGATTCCGTCTCGGACAAGCCGGGAGAAGAACGAGTCCGGAAAGCCGGCGCGGTGCTTCGCGTAGTCGGAAGACGTGCGTCCGAAGTCCACCTGCATGACAGGGCTCCTTCCCACGCTCCGGGCCGAGGTGGTCCGGGCCACGGGCACGTATGTGTCGACAGCGCATCCAGTCGTGTCGACAATGGGTGCCGTGGAGGCATGTGAGACATGAGTAGACGCAAGGGCGGTCGCTCTCAATCTCGATTCGACCATCAACGTGAGGATGACCTGGTGCCCGCTGCGGAGGCCGCCGAGCTGCTGGGGGTGAAGCGGGCAACGCTCTACACCTACGTGAGCCGGGGGCTCATCCGGTGCGTGCCGGAGCCGGGGACGAAGGAGAACCGCTACGTACGCGCGGACCTGGAGCGGCTGAAGGCGCGGCACGACGCACGAGCGGGGCACGCGGCGGTGGCCTCGGGAGCGCTGCGGTGGGGCGAGCCGGTCATCGACTCGTCGGTGTCACGGGTGGGCGGAGTGGACCTCATCTACCGGGGGCACTCGGCGGTGACGCTGGCGGTGGAGGGGCGCGCCTTCGAAGACGTGGCGGAGTTGTTGTGGTCGGGAACGCTGCCGTCGGAGCCGGTGAAGTGGCCAGCACCGGAGCTGGCGTTTCCACCGTCGGAGCTGACACGGCTGCTGCCGAAGGGCACGCCTCCGGTGGCGGCGCTATCGGCGTTGGTGCCACTGCTGGGAGCAAGAGACCCGGTGCGCTTCGCGGCGC comes from Pyxidicoccus parkwaysis and encodes:
- a CDS encoding cupin domain-containing protein, with amino-acid sequence MSSHKHVVHEQEIPWNEVTHGPKVSYRRKQLGAAAKGRKLGCSLMELPPGRFAFPRHFHTANEEAYYVLSGTGRLRLGEDTVAVKAGDYVALPAGPESAHQLVNDGTETLRYLAFSTMVEPDITVCPDSKKVVLFAGAAPGGDKAARTLSAILPLSSEVDYWSGEER
- a CDS encoding cytochrome c oxidase assembly factor Coa1 family protein, whose product is MPLLHRDSAWKSWLVAAGVVLGGLGCFAGGVAWALRTLYRGMEQELRRDDVHRLALHAAEASPRATELLGTPLSLSTLTLRAHGTTPEAGLVDFDMDVAGPRGHGVLQVQVTYTPRVWTLRRLVLRPESGSDVELPAEGSTPAHPPD
- the agmC gene encoding adventurous gliding motility protein AgmC; this translates as MRSAPLLVLALLTATPSLAELDSFGLGTGRDGPLNVTTTGRVINYTTPVRSDAPAGASVLRVDLVGSIKAQSLVLVHQSAGFSSTTASGGASPVTPGVVGRWELARVSSVTAPGTVRLTAPLAYSYSVPGAQVVAVPEYTDVNVSATGSIVAPPWDGNSGGIVAFLSTSKLVNDGVISADGMGFQGGVFANHSALTGCTALDLSAAAGGAAKGEGVAVFRFGSGGGRGNLVNGGGGGNCHNAGGGGGGHGNVGGTGGRTASDTDSSRAAGGLGGSHMKYSLIDQALFGGGGGAGEGNDGVGTSGGAGGGFVLVRAASVTGAGKFTANGASVSPTTGGDGAGGGGAGGAVIVRSGSQMACGEVQALGGSGGRVTDTVRQLGPGGGGSGGYALVQGSPLGTCPITVTGGAAGTTDFDGTVHGAGAGGVGASQQLIVAYQAPAKPTISAPANGAVGVASRPKFAGSTDPGLRVIVYVDGVELVQYGAGADGQFVGSYPSLKDPLSVGDHTVTVVAESFGAYSPPSSTTFSVAATLEDGGVLVPPILVVPEDGETLGPTPLFAGVAPNGLTVGIEVDGQPETITIPVDAFGRFRYQVPAETPLPPGPHFVTVHSHTETGESGPFSQATRFEVVAVAPDSGTGTVDAGTGTLDAGTGETDAGTDAGTNTPDAGVFDDVPVMVVPAEGEVVDSTPLFAGAAAPGASVSIEVDSEVVATVVSDATGAFRYPVPEAQALSVGTHSVSALVAGSVTGASETRSKATGFEVRGPSNLDVGCGCGASPTGVLGGWALLWGLAAAARRRRQ
- a CDS encoding type IV pilus twitching motility protein PilT, whose product is MNKLLSVGVQNGASDIHFRPGDPPIYRVNGVLRPLKMDKLVPDQTKQVAMHVISDQLVKAQIDSLQEFDASYSVQGVARFRVNIYRQRGSLACILRIIPDEIPNIDTLGLPQVLKKIASNDRGLVLVTGATGSGKSSTLASMIDHINRTESLHILTIEDPIEFVYKNIKSSISQREIGPDTESFAKALRSALRQDPDVILVGEMRDTETIDIALKASETGHLVLSTVHTTDASRTINRLVSVFPAEEQVMVRMRLADCLKATISQRLLPRATGKGRTVALEIMTQTKSVEQYIREDRANELKDVIEKGRDMFGMQSFDQHLTQLYREGIITLEIAQGAASNPADFQRALEFD
- a CDS encoding TIGR00266 family protein; protein product: MAQMHEVDFHIYGEDLQFVEVELDPGEAAVAEAGTLMYMEDGIEMETIFGDGSEKKSGFLGSLLGAGKRLLTGESLFTTVFLNRAGRGKRKVAFAAPYPGKIIPVQLGQLGGELIAQKDSFLAAAKGVSLGIAFQKKLGTGLFGGEGFIMQRLQGDGLAFIHAGGTLHERTLGPGEMLRVDTGCIVAFTPTVDYDIQMVSGIKTAFFGGEGLFFATLRGPGKVWLQSLPFSRLAGRILSAAGPGGSRDEGSVLGSVGLGSLLGDE
- a CDS encoding class I SAM-dependent methyltransferase — translated: MQVDFGRTSSDYAKHRAGFPDSFFSRLVRDGILRPGLRAVDVGTGTGTIARGLARHGCTVTALDVSAPMLESARGLATEAGLRIDFYQAPAERTGLPSEAYELVTAGQCWHWFDRRSAAHEAARLLVPGGRLVIAHNDWLAPEGSVVEATETLIDAFNPGPPPTYLGYGQGVGVYPQWFRDVAGAGFIHLESFTFDVTVPYTHEAWRGRIRANARVGASLPAAAVERFDTQLAAILAERFPQEPLSIPHRIFALVATRP
- a CDS encoding heme NO-binding domain-containing protein, which encodes MQGVVFHELRGYAEHRLGPRGWDSLLENAGLPRRIYLAFRDYPDAEVVSLVDAASRMTGKSRQRVLEELGERLGPSLLRTYGVLVEPQWTVLDMVEHLERLHQQVRRDAQLRPPSVFCQRVRRDLVQVSYSSPRKLCGLGIGTIRGLARHLGQTVVVSERRCMHQGAVTCELDVSLLS
- a CDS encoding metallophosphoesterase, with the protein product MAELSESAEQAEQSEGHARASRPRLPAGVVLRWLMSLGITLTAFGGLHAYIAVRLFVDPQWPAPWSVLGPVLVALLFVSLPVGMFMSRREPTPVTRALQWIAFIWLGAFGIFLSAVVAADLISLVLQGAGVVHDALALARGKAVAVLAVTLPAVVYAFVTARGRARVERVTVPVAGLGAGLHGLKVVQISDIHIGPTLDGRWLRRVVEQVNALKPDIVAVTGDLVDGDVESLRDEVKPLAELRAALGVFYVTGNHEYYHGGPAWAAEVARLRLTVLQNEHRVVERDGARLTVAGVTDYNAGNIHPAHASRPDVALAGAPDGVPRLLLAHQPRTALSVAHAGVPVDLQLSGHTHGGQVFPFMFFVKLQQPVISGLATIAGVRVYTHRGTGYWGPPLRLGPAPEIAELTLVTVE